In the genome of Lysobacter sp. 5GHs7-4, the window GACGCAGTGCCGCCGGCGCCGCCGCCAGCAGCTCGCGCGGACGCGGTCCGGCGGCGACCCGGAGCTGGGCGAAACCCAGCTCCCGCGCCAGCGTCGCCAGGCGTTCGCTGGCGGCCAGGACGGTGGCGCCGCGCAGCGCCCGCGCGGCGTCGTCGGGCAGCAGTTCCAGCACGCGTTGCAACGCGTCGCCGCTGGACAGGGCCAGTGCGGCGGGCGCGTCCAGCGCGCGCAGGCGCGCGATCGCGCGCGGCGCGGGCGCGATCGGCACCCGCAGGTAGACGTCGGCGCGCAGCACCCGCGCGCCGCGCGCCTGCAGCGCCGGGGTCAGCGCGCCGCGTCCGCCGGGCGCGGTGATCAGGCCCAGTTCGCGCCCGGCCAGGTCGTAGCTGTCGAGCAGCGCCAGCAGGCCTTCGCTGTCCATCCGCTGCGGCGCATGTACGCGGCCGATGCCGGCGCGGCGGAGGGCCGCGGCGCTGCCGGCGCCGACCGCGAACCACTCGCGACGGCCGTCGTCGCGCAAGGGCCGCAGCGCATGCGCGGCGCGCACCGCCTCGGGGCTGGTGAAGACCGCGTACGGTGCGGCCAGCGCGGCCGCCAGCGCGTCGCGCGCGGCCTCGTCGTCGCAGCGGCGCAGGCGCCATGGCGACAGCGCGATGGTCTGCGCGCCCAACCGCGCCGCCGCCCGGCGCAGGGTCGCGTGTCCGCCGCTGGGCCGCAGCGAGATCACGTACCATCGCGGCGGCTGTGGCGGTGTGCGCGGATGCATGCCGGCAGCTTGGCACAGCCGCGCGAGCCGCGGCATCCCATCCGCCTCCCCCAGCGCGTGCCTCATGAGCCTCGAAGAAGCCTTGCAACGTTTGCGTCACCACTACCAGTCGATGCCGCCGGTGGCGGCCATGCAGATCGACGTCGCCGACTACGACGGCCAGCGCCTGCGCCTGCACGCGCCGCTGGCGCAACACGTGAACGACAAGGGCTGCGCCTTCGGCGGCAGCCTGGCCTCGATGATGACGCTGGCCTCGTGGGGACTGGTCTCGCTGCGCCTGGAACAGGCCGGCCTGGATGCCGACGTTTATGTGGCCGACAGCCAAATCCGCTACCTCGCCCCCCTGTTCGCCGACATCGACGTCGACGCCGAGCTTGCCGCCGACGCCGACTGGGACGGCTTCCTGAGCACGCTGCGCGAGCGCGGACGGGCTCGCACGGGTCTGGTGGCACGGGTGCGGCTGCCCGAAGGCGGCGTGGCGACCGACTTCACCGCCCGCTACGTCGCCATAGCGCGAAGCTGATCGCCGGCACCGACAGCGCGCGCGGAACCGGCTAGCATGTCGGCCGACGCGGTCCCTTGCCGGAGAGTTGCGATGCGCCTGTTCAAAGTTCTGCTGCTGCTGTGCCTGTGCGCGGTCGCCGGCGGCGCCCTGGCCAGCAAGAAGACCAACAGCCTGGACACCAACCAGTACGCCTGGTCCGGCGCGATCCGCTGGGGCGAGTTCGAGCAGGCGCAGAACCTGATCGACCCCAAGTACCGCAAAGAGCACCCGGTCACCGCGCTGGAGCTGGAGCGCTACAAGCAGGTCCAGGTGTCCTCCTACCGCGACATCGGCTCCAGCATGGACAAGGAGCTCGGGCTGGCGGTGCGCGACATCGAGATCGGCGTGATCAACCGCCACACCCAGGCCGAGCGCACCGTGCGCTACCGCGAGGAATGGCGCTGGGATCCGATCGCCAAGACCTGGTGGCTGGTCTCCGGCCTGCCGGACCTCTGGGACGGCCTGTAAGCCGCGCCCCGGGCCCGTCGCGACGGGCCGGGACGGGCTTTTTTGCGCCGCCCGCCGTGCTGGGCGACAATCGCGCCCCCATCCGTCCGCCCCCGTGATCCTGTGACCTTAGAAGAACTGCTCGCCTTCGGCAGCCGCCACATGTTCCTGTCGATGGGTCTGGTCGGCCTGACCGTCGCACTGCTCTACACCGAGAGCGCGCGCCTGTTCCGCGGCTACAAGGCCCTGCGTCCGGCCGAGCTGACCGGCCTGATCAACCGCGAGAACGCGCTGGTGGTCGACCTGTCGGCGACCAACGATTTCGAGAAGGGCCACATCGCCGGCAGCCGTTCGGTCGCGCCCAGCCAGTTCGATCCCGAGAACAAGCTGCTGGCCAGCGCCAAGGCGCTGCCGGTGGTCATGGTCTGCCGCAACGGCCAGGCCTCGGCCGATGCCGCCAAGCGCCTGAAGAAGGCCGGTTTCGAGAAGGTCTATTGGCTCGACGGCGGCGTGCAGGCCTGGCAGCAGGCCGATCTGCCGCTGGTCAAGGGCCGCGCCTGATCGCGGCCGCCGTGCGCGGCGGCCCTTGCGCACCGCCCGCGGCGCCCCCACGCCTGAACGCGGGGCGAGCTTCATCACGCATGCCATAATCGGCCTCTTTCCGCGGTTTCGGCCGCACCATCAAACACTTAACACCGCTGGAGTCATCCGATGTCCGAAGAAAACGTCAACGGCGCCGTCGCGCCGGTCGAAGCCGCCGGTCCGGCGTTCACGGTCGAAAAGATCTACGTGAAGGACGTCTCCTTCGAAGTCCCCGGCGCGCCGGCGGTGTTCAACGAGACCACGCAGCCGCAGCTGCAGATGAACCTCAACCAGAGCGTGCAGCGCCTCAACGACGCCGCGTTCGAAGTCGTGCTGGGCATCACCCTGACCTGCACCGCCGCCGACAAGCCGATGTACCTGGTGGAAGTGAAGCAGGCCGGCGTGTTCGGCCTGGCCGGCTTCGACGAGGCCACCCTGGACGGCATGCTGGGCACCCACTGCCCGAACGTGCTGTATCCGTACGCGCGTCAGCTGGTCAGCGACCTGATCCAGTCCGGCGGCTTCCCGCCGTTCTTCCTGCAGCCGATCAACTTCGACGCCCTGTACGCCGAAGGCCTGCGTCAGCGCGCCGCGCAGCAGCAGGGCGGTCTGGCCGACGCGGAGACCGCGGGCAACGCCTGAGGGCCGCCCGCGATCGGATCACGCATGGGCACGGACGCGACGTCTCCCGCTCCCGAGGAACGTGAGACCCCGCCGCGCGTCGCGGTGCTGGGCGCGGGCTCCTGGGGCACCGCGCTCGCCGCCCTGATCGCC includes:
- a CDS encoding uroporphyrinogen-III synthase, coding for MHPRTPPQPPRWYVISLRPSGGHATLRRAAARLGAQTIALSPWRLRRCDDEAARDALAAALAAPYAVFTSPEAVRAAHALRPLRDDGRREWFAVGAGSAAALRRAGIGRVHAPQRMDSEGLLALLDSYDLAGRELGLITAPGGRGALTPALQARGARVLRADVYLRVPIAPAPRAIARLRALDAPAALALSSGDALQRVLELLPDDAARALRGATVLAASERLATLARELGFAQLRVAAGPRPRELLAAAPAALRHGS
- a CDS encoding YiiD C-terminal domain-containing protein; the protein is MSLEEALQRLRHHYQSMPPVAAMQIDVADYDGQRLRLHAPLAQHVNDKGCAFGGSLASMMTLASWGLVSLRLEQAGLDADVYVADSQIRYLAPLFADIDVDAELAADADWDGFLSTLRERGRARTGLVARVRLPEGGVATDFTARYVAIARS
- a CDS encoding rhodanese-like domain-containing protein, coding for MTLEELLAFGSRHMFLSMGLVGLTVALLYTESARLFRGYKALRPAELTGLINRENALVVDLSATNDFEKGHIAGSRSVAPSQFDPENKLLASAKALPVVMVCRNGQASADAAKRLKKAGFEKVYWLDGGVQAWQQADLPLVKGRA
- the secB gene encoding protein-export chaperone SecB, whose translation is MSEENVNGAVAPVEAAGPAFTVEKIYVKDVSFEVPGAPAVFNETTQPQLQMNLNQSVQRLNDAAFEVVLGITLTCTAADKPMYLVEVKQAGVFGLAGFDEATLDGMLGTHCPNVLYPYARQLVSDLIQSGGFPPFFLQPINFDALYAEGLRQRAAQQQGGLADAETAGNA